The following proteins are encoded in a genomic region of Leptolyngbya ohadii IS1:
- a CDS encoding DUF2809 domain-containing protein yields MPAKNLLRYRIRVMGIASIVILLGLLSRSPLLPPTSFLGQYSGDILWAMLVYLLVRWLLPQQSILRSAMYAGLFALAIEVSQLYHAPWIDAIRHTQLGGLILGFGFLRSDLICYAVGISMGVYLERVLLQKQSQK; encoded by the coding sequence ATGCCAGCAAAAAATCTCCTCCGCTATCGCATTAGGGTAATGGGGATTGCTAGCATCGTCATCCTTCTTGGACTACTTTCACGCTCTCCCCTCCTGCCACCGACCTCATTTCTAGGACAATATAGTGGTGACATTCTGTGGGCAATGCTAGTGTACCTGCTTGTGCGCTGGCTCCTGCCTCAGCAATCAATATTGCGATCGGCGATGTATGCAGGTTTGTTCGCGCTAGCAATCGAGGTGAGCCAGCTCTATCATGCGCCGTGGATTGACGCGATTCGCCATACCCAGCTTGGGGGCTTGATTCTTGGCTTTGGGTTTCTGCGGAGTGATTTGATCTGTTATGCGGTAGGAATTAGCATGGGTGTTTATTTGGAACGAGTGCTCCTGCAAAAGCAATCTCAAAAATAA
- a CDS encoding AbrB family transcriptional regulator, giving the protein MAVATEPLRGKALLSKLKETSALSKSEKAKACGYVTKTKDKERANLSEFIEAILEAQGLAVEPEQSGGRGRTPTYRVSVHTNGQIVIGKAYTEMMGLKPGDEFEIKLGYKHIKLVHVQSDEDSTNGES; this is encoded by the coding sequence ATGGCAGTTGCAACAGAACCTCTGAGAGGAAAAGCTCTCCTGAGCAAACTAAAGGAAACTTCAGCCCTCTCCAAGTCGGAAAAGGCAAAAGCCTGTGGCTACGTTACGAAAACGAAGGATAAGGAAAGAGCAAATTTATCAGAGTTTATCGAAGCGATTCTGGAGGCTCAGGGCTTGGCGGTAGAGCCAGAGCAATCAGGAGGAAGGGGTAGGACTCCGACGTATCGTGTTTCTGTTCATACCAACGGGCAGATTGTGATTGGGAAAGCCTACACGGAGATGATGGGTCTAAAGCCGGGGGATGAGTTTGAGATCAAGCTGGGCTATAAGCACATCAAGCTCGTTCATGTTCAATCAGATGAGGATTCGACTAACGGTGAGAGTTAA
- a CDS encoding Uma2 family endonuclease, with protein MQSGDHLTRPEFERRYAAAPHIRKAELIEGIVYVASPLRHEQHGKPHSRIITWLGVYQAMTPGVDLSDAPTVRLDLDNEPQPDAVLFIESAAEGQTQISSDGYIEGAPELIVEIAASSAAIDTGIKKQVYRRNGVLEYIVWQSYENQLEWFVLTEGEYQRLPPDSAGIIRSQTFPGLWLAVPALLSNQMAQVLEVLQAGLQSAEHQVFVEELGKVR; from the coding sequence TTGCAAAGTGGTGATCATCTAACGCGCCCGGAATTTGAGCGGCGCTATGCCGCAGCCCCTCATATCCGAAAAGCAGAATTGATCGAAGGCATTGTTTACGTGGCATCTCCTTTAAGGCACGAGCAGCACGGCAAACCCCACAGTCGCATCATCACCTGGCTCGGTGTCTATCAGGCAATGACTCCTGGCGTTGACCTAAGCGATGCGCCAACTGTGAGACTCGATCTTGACAATGAGCCGCAGCCTGATGCAGTGCTATTTATAGAATCGGCAGCAGAAGGGCAAACGCAAATTAGCAGTGACGGTTACATTGAGGGAGCGCCTGAACTGATTGTCGAGATTGCAGCGAGCAGTGCTGCAATCGATACGGGCATCAAAAAGCAGGTGTATAGGCGCAACGGGGTGTTGGAGTACATCGTTTGGCAATCCTATGAGAATCAACTGGAATGGTTTGTTCTCACTGAGGGGGAGTATCAACGGCTCCCCCCAGATTCAGCGGGAATTATCCGCAGTCAAACATTCCCAGGATTATGGTTAGCTGTGCCAGCACTGCTAAGTAATCAAATGGCACAGGTGCTGGAGGTGCTACAAGCGGGATTGCAGTCGGCGGAGCATCAGGTATTTGTAGAGGAGTTGGGGAAAGTGCGCTAG
- a CDS encoding class I SAM-dependent methyltransferase: MSSIGWYEQNAASVILAYESLQAEVVHRWLFGLIPNCLTKESTSHRPSLVLDVGAGSGRDAAWLASLGHEVVAVEPAAAIREEGQRLHSNANIRWMDDRLPVLQNVHRLGMAFDFILLSAVWMHVPPAERSRAFRKLITLLKPGGLLAITLRHGTAAADRGIYEVTWEEIERLARDRGATIVRKVEDDDRLGRSDVSWTHVALTLPDDGTGALPLLRHIILNDSKSSIYKLALLRTICRMADSTAGTAHHLDDESVSVPLGLAALYWIRLFKPLLQADLPQTPTNRGAQGLGFAGEGFDRAPLRDAP, from the coding sequence GTGAGTTCGATTGGATGGTATGAGCAAAATGCAGCTTCCGTCATTCTGGCTTACGAAAGTCTGCAAGCTGAGGTAGTTCACCGTTGGCTGTTCGGGCTAATACCGAACTGCCTCACAAAGGAGAGTACTTCGCACCGCCCTAGCTTAGTATTAGATGTCGGAGCAGGAAGTGGTCGAGATGCAGCTTGGTTAGCATCGCTTGGACATGAGGTGGTTGCCGTTGAACCTGCTGCTGCCATACGCGAAGAAGGACAACGACTTCATTCAAATGCCAATATTCGCTGGATGGACGATCGCCTCCCGGTACTCCAAAATGTTCACCGATTGGGGATGGCATTTGACTTTATTCTCCTGAGTGCGGTCTGGATGCATGTCCCTCCTGCGGAGCGATCGCGAGCATTCCGCAAATTGATTACCCTTCTGAAACCCGGTGGATTGCTGGCAATTACGCTGCGGCATGGGACTGCTGCGGCAGACCGTGGCATTTATGAAGTGACTTGGGAAGAAATTGAGCGGCTGGCACGCGATCGCGGAGCTACGATCGTCCGCAAAGTGGAGGATGATGACCGGCTGGGGCGGTCGGATGTGTCGTGGACTCACGTCGCACTGACCCTCCCGGATGACGGCACAGGTGCGCTGCCACTGCTGCGTCACATTATTCTCAATGATTCTAAATCCTCCATCTACAAGCTGGCACTCCTGCGAACGATTTGTCGGATGGCAGACAGCACGGCGGGAACGGCTCACCATCTGGACGATGAATCAGTCAGCGTTCCACTCGGTCTGGCTGCCCTTTACTGGATTCGGCTGTTCAAACCCCTATTGCAAGCAGATTTACCTCAAACTCCAACCAATCGAGGAGCGCAGGGGCTGGGGTTCGCCGGGGAGGGTTTCGATCGGGCACCGCTGCGCGATGCGCCGTAG
- a CDS encoding ParB/RepB/Spo0J family partition protein: protein MSKPRKIGSALHEISSQRATSPSPSGQSGLIELTSLIKQAEVAKEQQAADDQSGVEKLQQELEAIGGKYKVELRLIDPDPHQPRKTFPKSVIEERAQSLTRNGQLSPIILIPQPNGRYVLFEGELRYRAATYLKWDSLDAVFLPIEVHQAVDADRFQKQMLTSAHAQRLHDLDLSEGILRLVELRYPEWAGRTSNLPRILNTVITRLKRTKQIDSLKAIRNASIEEQQNWIRETLAEDERPVFQVILGMQYNPETISRTAFPLLTLTDDLKDLVRSTGLESSKIKELQKLNAKNLDVDEDKALKIRSQVAQEAVEADLSLSEIKTRVAQTLQQHTTATNQPPISPTVKKVESISVKGMEPEELRSLKEALLEKVKEIEIHLSKL from the coding sequence ATGTCAAAACCTAGAAAAATTGGCAGTGCCCTGCATGAGATCAGTAGTCAAAGGGCAACTAGCCCGTCCCCGTCTGGTCAATCTGGGCTAATTGAGCTTACTAGCCTGATCAAGCAAGCCGAAGTGGCAAAAGAACAGCAGGCAGCCGATGACCAGTCTGGGGTAGAAAAGCTTCAGCAAGAACTAGAGGCGATCGGGGGTAAGTACAAAGTTGAGCTGCGTCTGATCGACCCAGACCCACACCAACCTCGAAAGACTTTTCCAAAATCGGTGATTGAGGAACGGGCGCAGAGTTTGACCCGAAATGGACAACTCAGCCCGATCATTTTAATCCCTCAACCTAATGGTCGGTATGTCCTGTTTGAGGGTGAGCTGCGCTACCGTGCAGCGACTTATCTGAAATGGGATTCCCTTGATGCGGTTTTTCTGCCTATTGAAGTGCATCAGGCAGTGGATGCCGATCGCTTCCAAAAGCAGATGTTAACCTCAGCTCACGCCCAGCGGCTGCATGACCTTGATCTATCGGAGGGAATTCTGCGGCTGGTAGAACTTCGCTACCCAGAGTGGGCAGGACGCACCAGCAATCTTCCTCGTATCCTGAATACTGTTATTACCCGACTCAAGCGGACGAAGCAGATAGACAGTCTTAAGGCAATCCGTAACGCTTCTATCGAAGAACAGCAAAACTGGATTAGAGAGACCTTAGCAGAGGACGAACGTCCTGTTTTTCAGGTCATTTTGGGGATGCAGTACAACCCGGAAACAATCTCTAGAACAGCATTTCCTTTGCTAACCCTGACTGATGACTTGAAGGATCTGGTGCGATCAACAGGTCTAGAGTCGAGCAAAATTAAAGAGCTTCAGAAGCTGAACGCTAAAAATCTCGATGTCGATGAGGACAAAGCTCTAAAGATTCGATCGCAGGTTGCCCAGGAAGCTGTCGAAGCAGACCTTTCTCTAAGCGAGATCAAAACCAGAGTTGCTCAGACCCTCCAGCAACACACTACAGCAACCAATCAGCCACCAATCAGCCCTACTGTAAAAAAGGTGGAATCGATCTCCGTAAAAGGGATGGAGCCAGAAGAACTGAGAAGTTTGAAGGAGGCGCTGCTAGAAAAGGTTAAAGAGATTGAAATTCATTTATCCAAACTTTGA
- a CDS encoding ParA family protein, with product MTTKIIAVVNGKGGVAKTTTAFNLAAIYSRRHEVLLVDSDPQGSATAWASRGEQPFVVARESNPEILAQLKKVDQYDLIICDTPPNLGSDTLSTIVSAADYVVLPTPPALMDLIALMETVTTSIAPTQVKHRVVLTKVDPRRMTDAVDVQESLRADGIPVCSSIVRLYAGHEKSVVDGVSILAWKGKNAKEAGADYKNVADELQREWN from the coding sequence ATGACGACAAAGATCATTGCCGTAGTCAATGGCAAGGGTGGGGTTGCAAAAACAACGACTGCCTTTAATCTGGCTGCAATTTATTCTCGTAGGCATGAGGTTTTGCTGGTAGACTCCGATCCCCAAGGCAGCGCAACGGCATGGGCAAGCCGAGGGGAGCAGCCTTTTGTAGTCGCAAGAGAGAGCAATCCTGAGATTCTTGCTCAGCTAAAAAAGGTTGATCAATACGACCTGATTATCTGCGACACCCCTCCGAATCTTGGATCAGACACACTGAGCACTATTGTGTCTGCGGCAGACTACGTGGTGCTGCCGACCCCTCCAGCATTGATGGACTTAATTGCCCTGATGGAAACGGTGACAACCTCGATCGCGCCAACTCAGGTAAAGCATCGGGTTGTGCTGACCAAAGTTGATCCACGGAGAATGACAGATGCCGTTGATGTGCAGGAAAGTTTAAGAGCAGACGGCATTCCGGTTTGCAGTTCGATTGTTCGCCTCTATGCTGGGCATGAGAAATCGGTCGTGGATGGAGTATCGATCCTGGCATGGAAGGGTAAGAACGCCAAGGAAGCAGGCGCAGACTATAAAAACGTGGCTGACGAATTGCAGCGGGAGTGGAACTAA